The following proteins are co-located in the Theropithecus gelada isolate Dixy chromosome 19, Tgel_1.0, whole genome shotgun sequence genome:
- the PLVAP gene encoding plasmalemma vesicle-associated protein: MGLAMEHGGSYARAGSSSRGCWYYLRYFFLFVSLIQFLIILGLVLFMVYGNVHVSTESNLQATERRAEGLYSQVLGLTASQTNLTKELNLTTRAKDAIMQMLLSARRDLDRINASFRQCQGDRVIYTNNQRYMAAIILSEKQCREQFKDMNKSCDALLLMLNQKVKTLEVEIIQEKTVCTKDKESVLLNKRIVEEQLAECVKTRALQHQERQLAEEQLRKVQALCLPLDKDKFEMDLRNLWRDSIIPRSLDNLGYNLYHPLGSELASIRRACDHMPSLMTSKVEELARSLRMGIERVARENSDLQRQKLEAQQGLQASQEAKQKVEKEAQAREAKLQAECSRQTQLALEEKAVLRKERDNLAKELEEKKREAEQLRMELAIRNSALDTCIKAKVGMRAPEGGCSGVRSRCQGGGGDVELGVGFEDGFLF; the protein is encoded by the exons ATGGGTCTGGCCATGGAGCATGGAGGGTCCTACGCTCGGGCCGGGAGCAGCTCTCGGGGCTGCTGGTATTACCTGCGCTACTTCTTCCTCTTCGTCTCCCTCATCCAATTCCTCATCATCCTGGGGCTCGTGCTCTTCATGGTCTATGGCAACGTGCACGTGAGCACGGAGTCCAACCTGCAGGCCACTGAGCGCCGAGCCGAGGGCCTGTACAGCCAGGTCCTGGGGCTCACGGCCTcccagaccaacctgaccaagGAGCTCAACCTCACCACCCGCGCCAAGGATGCCATCATGCAGATGTTGCTGAGTGCCCGCCGCGACCTGGACCGCATCAATGCCAGCTTCCGCCAGTGCCAGGGTGACCGG GTCATCTACACGAACAATCAGCGGTACATGGCTGCCATCATCTTGAGCGAGAAACAATGCAGAGAACAATTCAAAGACATGAACAAGAGCTGCGATG CCTTGCTCCTCATGCTGAATCAGAAAGTGAAGACGCTGGAGGTGGAGATAATCCAGGAGAAGACCGTTTGCACTAAGGATAAGGAAAGCGTGCTGCTGAACAAACGCATCGTGGAGGAACAGCTGGCTGAATGTGTGAAAACCCGGGCGCTGCAGCATCAAGAGCGCCAGCTGGCCGAGGAGCAACTGCGAAAGGTTCAAGCCCTCTGCCTGCCCCTGGACAAGGACAAGTTTGAGATGGATCTTCGTAACCTGTGGAGGGACTCCATTATCCCACGCAGCCTGGACAACCTGGGTTACAACCTCTACCATCCCCTGGGCTCGGAATTGGCCTCCATCCGCAGAGCCTGCGACCACATGCCCAGCCTCATGACCTCCAAGGTGGAGGAGCTGGCCCGGAGCCTCCGGATGGGTATCGAACGCGTGGCCCGCGAGAACTCGGACCTCCAACGCCAGAAGCTGGAAGCCCAGCAGGGCCTGCAGGCCAGTCAGGAGGCGAAACAGAAAGTGGAGAAGGAGGCTCAGGCCCGGGAGGCCAAGCTCCAAGCCGAATGCTCCCGGCAGACTCAGCTAGCGCTGGAGGAGAAGGCGGTGCTGCGGAAGGAACGAGACAACCTGGCCAAGGAGCtggaagagaagaagagggaggCGGAGCAGCTCAGGATGGAGCTGGCCATCAGAAATTCAGCCCTGGACACCTGCatcaaggccaaggtgggcatgcGGGCCCcagagggaggctgcagtggagtTAGGTCCAGATGCCAAGGGGGTGGTGGTGACGTTGAACTTGGAGTTGGCTTTGAGGATGGCTTCCTGTTCTAG